CGCGGTGCTGGCGAACGCCGGCGTCATCAAGCGCGAGCACCTCATCAAGATCAACCGGCTGGCCGCGCGCTACGCCGCTGCCGCGCATCTCGACGAACAGTCGAGACAAACCTTACTGGTCGCCGCGACGCTTTCCGATCTTGGCGAGCTCGCGGTGCCGGCGGTCATCTTGAGCAAACCGGGAAAGCTCGAAAAAGACGACCTCGAATTCATCAAACGCCATCCGCAGATCGGCCATGACATCATCGCGGTCATGCCCGGCTGCGAGGACATCGCGCAAACGATCTTGCGCCATCACGAGCGCTTTGACGGATCGGGCTATCCGGGCGGTTTGCACGGCGAGCAGATCCCGCCGCTGGCGCGCACGCTCGCGGTGCTCGAGGCCTATGCTGCGATGACGAGCGACCGACCCCATCGGCCGGCACTCAGCGATGCCGCCGCGCGACGCGAACTGCAGGCCAATGCGGGCACGCAGTTCGATCCCGCCATCGTGGCCCGCTTCCTCACGCTGCTCGACTAGCGGTTCGCGGTCGCTTTCTCCACGCGCTCGGCTGCGGCGCGCTCGTTGGGGCGTTGGTCGCCGTCGCGCTCGAGTTTGACGATCGCGAGTGCGAATTGCGTGCCGGTGCTCTTGCGGACGAGATAGCCGTCCGGGATCCGATCGAACACGACGAAGCCGGCGGAGAGCGCCTCCTCGAGCGATTTGAAAACGCGGATGCCCATGGCTAAGATGCCAGCGCGTTCGCGGGCGCAAGCCGGCGCGCTTGGGTCAAGCGCTCGACGATGCCGATCATGCGGCCGACGCCGGCGAAGTCGAACAGCCGCCGGACGGTGCGGTTCGGACAGACGACGACAGCCGCTGCGCCGACGTCCGCCAGTTTGCGGAAGCTGCTGATCAGCGCGCCGAAACCGGACGAGTCGACTGCTTTGGTGGCGCTGAGATCGATGATGACAAACGGCGTGCGGTGATCGGCCAGACGGCCCACTGCACGCGAGAATTGCTTAGCGCACGATGCGTCGAGACGGTCGCCTACCGTGATCGTGTCGCCTGCAGCGCTGACCGTTTGTCCGGGGCGCCGCAGAAAGGTTGTGTTCGATTTCATTGCATTCGCCGGTCACCGACCGGCCTTTCCCTACCCTAACGATGAACCGCACCTCTTGCGCTGTATACGCCGCGGGTTGCGCGACGGTTCGGTCCTGACCGTTCTCTCTTGGTTCTTACCACCGCAAGCTTAGAAGCGTTTCAGAGATTGCGACAATTAACGGATGCCGCGTGTGCGCAATGTCCTTAACGGATTGCGCCCACGAGCACGAGACGGGGCAACCGCAGTCGCCCAGCGCCTTCTCTTAGGAAACGAATCCTCGATGGCTATTGTTATGCAGCGACGTTAAAAGTCAGTGAATCTTGGCGAAGCTCTCCGCCGCGCTTGTCGGCGTGGTCGCCGCACGATAGTTCCCGATGGTGATCCGCAGCGCCTCAAGCACTCTCTCAGGATAGTCTTTCTTTCTCTCGGGATACCCGCCCAGGTAGGCCTCGACCTGATCGGTCGTGAGCTGCTCGGCTTCGGATACCGTCTTGCCCTTGACCAGCTCGGTGACGATGGCGCAGGTCGCGACGCCGAAGCCGCACCCGGTCGTGAAGTAGCTGATGTCTTCGATCTTCTCGCCGTCACCGACGCGCAGATAGAACGTGTACATGTCGCCGCACGAGTCGGAGAAATATTCGCCCGTCGCGGTCGGGTTTTCCATTTGCGCAAACCCCTGGCGCTTGGTCACGAGATCTTGGAATTTCGGGAAATCCATTTACACCTCTCCGGCTAGCACCGGCGTCTTTGCCGCGGACCGGTCCGCGGACAAGGGAAGGTCGAATTCGCAGCGGTCGTCGCCGCGCGCCAGCGAGCGCGTTTGGCGGGCGGGCTCGTGCAGGACCTCTTGCATCAAGCCGTGCACGACCGAACACACTTCCGGATGGGTCGCAACCGCGTCGCGAAACGGACAATTGTATTCGCGCAAGATGTACCCATCGGCGGTCTTGGCACCCTCTGCCATCACGCCCCGCTCGCGCAAGAACTCCACCAGCTCTGCCACTTGGGCGTCTCTATCTTTGCCGTCGAAGCGCTTGGCGTGGCGCTGAGCCGAACGCCGGCCGATGGCGCGGAAGAGATCGCGCAGCGCTTCGGGGCCGCTGTCGCGTTGCAGTTGGTCGAGCACCGCATTGAGCAGCAGCGGATAGCGTTGCGGGAAGAGCCGCTCTCCCTCGGCGGTCAGCGAATAGACGTATGTCGGCTTTGTCCGGCCCAGGCGCTCGCTGCGCCCGGAAACGAGACCGTCGCCCTCCAAATGCGCGAGGTGCTGGCGGATCGCGTTCGCACTCACCCCTTGCTCGCTTG
This genomic window from Candidatus Eremiobacteraceae bacterium contains:
- a CDS encoding STAS domain-containing protein, with the translated sequence MKSNTTFLRRPGQTVSAAGDTITVGDRLDASCAKQFSRAVGRLADHRTPFVIIDLSATKAVDSSGFGALISSFRKLADVGAAAVVVCPNRTVRRLFDFAGVGRMIGIVERLTQARRLAPANALAS
- a CDS encoding iron-sulfur cluster assembly scaffold protein, whose product is MDFPKFQDLVTKRQGFAQMENPTATGEYFSDSCGDMYTFYLRVGDGEKIEDISYFTTGCGFGVATCAIVTELVKGKTVSEAEQLTTDQVEAYLGGYPERKKDYPERVLEALRITIGNYRAATTPTSAAESFAKIH
- a CDS encoding helix-turn-helix domain-containing protein — its product is MREASFFQTTRGRIVQSLKRYRTRTAAQLASEQGVSANAIRQHLAHLEGDGLVSGRSERLGRTKPTYVYSLTAEGERLFPQRYPLLLNAVLDQLQRDSGPEALRDLFRAIGRRSAQRHAKRFDGKDRDAQVAELVEFLRERGVMAEGAKTADGYILREYNCPFRDAVATHPEVCSVVHGLMQEVLHEPARQTRSLARGDDRCEFDLPLSADRSAAKTPVLAGEV